From the genome of Anopheles funestus chromosome 2RL, idAnoFuneDA-416_04, whole genome shotgun sequence:
ACTTGGTGCTAGAAAAATGATACTTTCTAATTAATTTGTAATTGTAGGTTGCTTGCTGATATGAATTTTATAGGAAGGGTAAGATACGTAAGACGATAAAATAGTATAAGAATATCTAATCATATTCTATATCTATCAGCTTTATATTTCGCTGCGATCAGATGCTCGTAAGTTCGAGAATAAATCCTAAAATTGTCATTAATATGTGGAAGATAGATtctgataataaaaaaacagtcatTTTTGGCTCTGTAATCCGGAAATTCGTATAGGAACTGAGCAATCCTTAAGGGTGTAATACACTTATGCAGTTTATGATATACTTACTTTAATTCATATGTAATGTGTCACCTAAAATGAATTCAAATACAGGAAATTGGGAACAAAAACATAccatcatttaaattttaagttGAAACGATTATAAGCAGAATGACTAGAGAAAAATAACATTATAGTGAAAAATAGCTGAAAATGTATGACAGCGACAGCTGATGATCTgaatttatcatatttttttgaatgcaATCCGCTTAGCTGCTCTGCTGAAGCTAGTAATTGCCATCGAGTGCAAGGTAAACGAGTGCTCCCACATGTTCGGCACGTTGTCGATGAATGTGTCAACGGTAGCTACTTAGGGTGGAAACACCATCGCTCAAGATTTACTAATCAATCGTTCACCGGATTATGGTTGGATAAACCAGTACTCGACAGTGTGTTACTTTATTTCTGGATTGAATTCTCAGTTTCCGACTAGTAGATCACTTGGAGTACAGTTTGTCCAGCGACAGGATGAATGGTGGATACTTAGGATGAAGCTTTCTGGACAACGTGAATGTAAAAGGCCGGATTGGAGACACCGGTCAGTGGTTTGAAGTCACCATAGATTTCGTGCAGCTTGTTGCCGCGGAAGATTGTCTGcagaatttcttcaaaaacacGCAGCTTGTGTGGGTAGTACGATAATCGGAACTCGCTGACATCGCTACCCGTACTGATCTGGTAATCCAGCGTGACAAGCGTTGGCTTTGAGGCAACGTACAGTACTGACGTTTTGATGTCTGTCGTGTGGCTGCTCTGTAAGGTAAAGTGAACGTTAGTTTCACGTTTTGTGTGAGCATGCTTCGCGCCATACATTGTAGTAGATGCACTTGGCGGGCGTTGCACCAGTGTCCATGATATTGTCGTAGTTGCGGTGATCGATCAATAGCAAACCGCCCGGTTTAACGCATTTTTCAAAGTTACGTATGGCCTGAATCTGTTCGCGCTGATCGCCAAAGTTATCGAGTAGATGGGCGAAAGAATTTCCTAGACACATAACCGCATCGAAACCTCCCTTGAGTAGATGTTTGATGTCATCGTACAGCGTGAGCCAGTTGGCCTCCTCAATAACTACAGGTGAAATAGTTGGCACAAATTGAAGCTAATCGTAGAACATATCGAGAGCAGCAACTAAACCTCACCCCATTTATCAAAGCTTGATTCCTTGCGGCGATTCCAACGTTCCTTCAGCGCGTACTTTAGCATCTTGTCGGATGCATCAATGGAAACGACTTCAAATCCTTCCTCTAGCAGCATAATCGAATCCACACCCGTTCCACAGGCAACATCCAGTATGCGGCGGACACCATTTTGGCGTAGCTTTTCCACGAGGAAATTGCGATAGTTCTCGGTACGGGACTTTTTGTCACCGATGAAAATTTCCCACACCTTAGC
Proteins encoded in this window:
- the LOC125765977 gene encoding glycine N-methyltransferase produces the protein MSQADTVFQSRSDGISAEGVRDQYADGKAAKVWEIFIGDKKSRTENYRNFLVEKLRQNGVRRILDVACGTGVDSIMLLEEGFEVVSIDASDKMLKYALKERWNRRKESSFDKWVIEEANWLTLYDDIKHLLKGGFDAVMCLGNSFAHLLDNFGDQREQIQAIRNFEKCVKPGGLLLIDHRNYDNIMDTGATPAKCIYYNSSHTTDIKTSVLYVASKPTLVTLDYQISTGSDVSEFRLSYYPHKLRVFEEILQTIFRGNKLHEIYGDFKPLTGVSNPAFYIHVVQKASS